The Planifilum fimeticola genome has a segment encoding these proteins:
- the ribD gene encoding bifunctional diaminohydroxyphosphoribosylaminopyrimidine deaminase/5-amino-6-(5-phosphoribosylamino)uracil reductase RibD, with product MAMNLHEEWMRLALRLAETGRGQTAPNPMVGAVVVKEGRLLGFGAHLRAGTPHAEVHALNMAGPEAKGATLYVTLEPCNHYGRTPPCTERIIVEGVRRVVVGMADPEPLVSGKGIERLRQAGIEVITGVLEDEARKLNEAYVHHRLHGRPFVTMKTAATLDGKIATRTGDSRWVTGEEARRYVHRLRREHDAVMVAIGTVLADRPRLTVRLPEGGRNPLRVVVDSRLRIPLDTPVTDVSEAPTWVFCTEQGDRDKERRLRERGVEVIVAGEGPRVDLRAVFDILGKRGILSVLAEGGSELNASLLEGRWVQKAVAFIAPKWVGGCDSPSAVGGVGAEKMADSIALRDVSVERFGEDVCITGYPVYPEDRGSETCSLES from the coding sequence ATGGCGATGAATTTGCATGAAGAGTGGATGCGTTTGGCCCTTCGCTTGGCCGAAACGGGCCGGGGTCAAACCGCCCCCAATCCGATGGTGGGCGCGGTTGTCGTGAAGGAGGGGAGACTCCTCGGGTTCGGTGCCCATCTCCGGGCGGGCACACCGCACGCCGAGGTGCACGCTTTGAACATGGCCGGGCCGGAAGCGAAGGGGGCCACCCTTTACGTGACGCTGGAGCCTTGCAATCATTACGGTCGCACCCCCCCTTGCACCGAGCGGATCATCGTTGAGGGCGTCCGCCGCGTGGTAGTGGGCATGGCGGATCCCGAACCCCTCGTTTCGGGCAAAGGGATTGAGCGTCTCCGTCAGGCGGGGATCGAGGTGATCACCGGGGTGCTGGAGGACGAAGCCAGAAAGTTGAATGAGGCCTACGTTCACCACCGCCTCCACGGCCGTCCCTTCGTGACCATGAAAACCGCCGCCACGCTGGACGGAAAGATCGCCACGCGCACGGGAGACAGCCGGTGGGTGACCGGGGAGGAAGCCCGCCGGTATGTCCACCGCCTGCGTAGGGAGCATGATGCCGTCATGGTGGCGATCGGAACGGTCCTGGCGGACCGACCGCGCCTGACGGTCCGGCTGCCCGAGGGAGGGAGAAACCCGCTCCGGGTGGTGGTGGACAGCCGTCTGCGCATCCCTCTGGACACGCCGGTGACTGACGTGTCGGAAGCTCCCACCTGGGTTTTTTGCACCGAACAGGGGGATCGCGACAAGGAAAGGCGCCTTCGGGAGCGCGGAGTTGAGGTGATCGTCGCGGGAGAAGGCCCGCGGGTGGATCTGCGCGCGGTGTTCGATATCCTGGGCAAACGGGGGATTCTCTCCGTTCTCGCGGAGGGGGGCAGTGAATTGAACGCCTCTCTTCTCGAGGGCAGATGGGTGCAAAAGGCGGTGGCCTTCATCGCTCCAAAATGGGTGGGGGGATGCGACTCCCCCTCCGCCGTCGGGGGAGTCGGCGCCGAGAAGATGGCTGATTCGATTGCCCTGCGGGATGTGTCAGTGGAACGATTCGGGGAGGATGTATGCATCACAGGGTACCCGGTGTATCCGGAGGATCGGGGGTCGGAAACATGTTCACTGGAATCGTAG
- a CDS encoding bifunctional 3,4-dihydroxy-2-butanone-4-phosphate synthase/GTP cyclohydrolase II has product MSGFHAIEEAIYELMQGNMVIVVDDEDRENEGDLVALAEKATPEVINFMITHGRGLVCAPITEERARELDLPPMVHHNTDYHGTAFTVSVDHVSTTTGISAHERSRTVRALIDPEARPEDFRRPGHIFPLIAKKGGVLRRAGHTEAAVDLARMCGAYPAAVICEIIQEDGTMARVPQLMEIAKKYDLKIITIQDLIRYRNRKENLVRRVASVHLPTDFGDFTAIGYANDVDDKEHIALVKGEIDPEKPVMVRVHSECLTGDVFGSHRCDCGPQLHAALSQIDREGTGVLLYMRQEGRGIGLLNKLKAYELQEKGLDTVEANLKLGFRPDLRDYGIGAQILRDLGVRKMRLLTNNPRKIAGLKGYGLEIVEVLPIQMPPNEDNLNYLRTKKAKLGHMLNL; this is encoded by the coding sequence ATGAGCGGTTTTCATGCGATCGAAGAAGCGATTTACGAACTGATGCAGGGAAATATGGTCATCGTGGTTGACGACGAGGACCGCGAAAATGAAGGGGACCTGGTGGCTCTGGCCGAAAAGGCCACTCCCGAGGTGATCAACTTCATGATCACCCATGGCCGGGGGCTCGTTTGCGCGCCGATCACCGAGGAGCGCGCCCGGGAGCTGGATCTTCCTCCGATGGTGCACCACAACACCGACTACCACGGAACTGCCTTTACCGTCTCCGTGGACCACGTCAGCACGACCACGGGGATCTCCGCTCATGAAAGGTCGAGAACGGTTCGCGCCCTGATCGATCCCGAAGCCCGTCCGGAGGACTTTCGCCGTCCGGGGCACATTTTTCCGCTGATCGCCAAAAAGGGCGGCGTCCTGAGGAGGGCGGGACATACCGAGGCGGCCGTCGACCTGGCACGGATGTGCGGAGCCTACCCGGCGGCGGTCATCTGCGAGATCATCCAGGAAGACGGAACGATGGCCCGGGTTCCCCAGCTGATGGAGATCGCCAAAAAGTATGACCTGAAGATCATTACCATCCAGGATCTGATCCGATATCGGAACCGGAAGGAGAACCTGGTGAGACGGGTTGCGTCGGTCCATCTTCCGACGGATTTCGGCGATTTTACGGCCATCGGATATGCCAACGACGTGGACGACAAGGAGCACATCGCCCTGGTCAAGGGAGAGATCGATCCGGAAAAACCGGTGATGGTCCGGGTTCACTCGGAATGCTTGACCGGGGATGTGTTCGGTTCCCATCGCTGCGACTGCGGGCCGCAGCTGCACGCCGCCTTGTCCCAGATCGACCGGGAGGGGACGGGGGTTCTTCTCTACATGCGGCAGGAGGGCAGAGGGATCGGCCTCCTGAACAAGTTGAAGGCGTACGAGCTGCAGGAGAAAGGTTTGGATACCGTCGAGGCCAACCTGAAGTTGGGTTTTCGCCCGGATCTCCGGGATTACGGCATCGGAGCGCAGATTCTGAGGGATTTGGGGGTGCGCAAAATGCGCCTTTTGACCAACAATCCCCGTAAAATCGCCGGCTTGAAAGGGTACGGCCTGGAGATCGTCGAAGTGCTGCCGATCCAGATGCCGCCCAACGAGGACAATTTGAACTATCTGCGGACGAAGAAGGCCAAATTGGGACATATGCTCAACCTTTGA
- a CDS encoding COX15/CtaA family protein translates to MRWLRPFALVTAAGLYLIVLMGALVTKTGSEDGCGNTWPFCNGEIFPTYATVETVIEYSHRIVSALVGLMVVILAVWAWRSFRKDGIIRLLASSGVFFIVLQGLLGAAAVVWDQSDAVMALHFGFSLLSFASVALLAVYISQAGRTEDRRLLTVPVSQRLSYAIWGLAVYTYLVVYTGAYVRHTGSMMGCGNSWPLCGGHLLPDFFSQAGIQLLHRYASGLCLIFTAWLLWVIVRLYRERREQYRDLYKAGWVALWLLILQALSGAAVVFTNIQLILALLHATFVCAYFTAVSYLCMRVGLPWKRKERHPERIGDPAATLR, encoded by the coding sequence ATGCGGTGGCTTCGGCCCTTTGCTCTTGTGACCGCTGCAGGCCTTTACTTGATCGTTCTCATGGGCGCTCTGGTCACCAAGACCGGCTCCGAAGACGGCTGCGGAAACACGTGGCCTTTCTGCAACGGGGAGATCTTTCCCACCTACGCCACGGTCGAAACCGTGATCGAGTACAGCCACCGGATCGTTTCCGCCTTGGTCGGCCTGATGGTGGTGATCCTGGCCGTTTGGGCGTGGCGCAGTTTTCGAAAAGACGGGATCATCCGGCTTTTGGCCTCAAGCGGCGTCTTTTTCATCGTGCTGCAGGGATTGCTCGGGGCTGCGGCCGTCGTCTGGGATCAGTCCGATGCGGTGATGGCGCTTCATTTCGGCTTCTCTTTGTTGTCCTTCGCCAGTGTGGCGTTGCTCGCCGTTTACATCTCCCAGGCCGGCCGGACGGAGGATCGCAGGTTGTTGACCGTTCCGGTCTCCCAGCGGCTGAGCTACGCGATCTGGGGGCTTGCCGTCTACACGTATCTCGTGGTTTACACCGGCGCTTACGTGCGACATACGGGCTCCATGATGGGTTGCGGAAATTCCTGGCCCCTGTGCGGAGGGCATTTGCTTCCCGATTTCTTCAGCCAAGCGGGCATCCAGTTGTTGCATCGTTACGCCTCGGGGCTTTGCCTGATCTTTACCGCTTGGCTCCTGTGGGTGATCGTCCGGCTTTACCGGGAGCGCCGCGAACAGTACCGCGATTTGTACAAAGCGGGATGGGTCGCGCTCTGGCTTTTGATCCTCCAGGCCCTGAGCGGCGCGGCGGTGGTGTTTACCAACATTCAGCTGATTCTGGCCCTGTTGCACGCGACATTCGTATGCGCTTATTTCACGGCAGTGAGCTACCTCTGCATGCGCGTCGGCCTTCCCTGGAAGCGGAAGGAGAGACATCCGGAGCGGATCGGCGATCCGGCGGCGACCCTTCGCTGA
- the ribH gene encoding 6,7-dimethyl-8-ribityllumazine synthase, giving the protein MPKVYEGKLVGQGLRFGIVVSRFNEFITSKLLAGAEDALYRHGASEDAVEIAWVPGAFEIPLAADRMAASGRYDAVIALGAVIRGATAHFDYVAGEVAKGVSGAALKNGVPVIFGVITVDTIEQAIERAGTKSGNKGWEAAVTAIEMANLMRELKG; this is encoded by the coding sequence GTGCCGAAGGTATATGAAGGGAAATTGGTCGGACAGGGGCTCCGATTCGGAATCGTCGTCAGCCGATTCAATGAATTTATCACCAGCAAGCTGCTGGCAGGGGCGGAGGATGCCTTGTACCGCCACGGCGCCTCCGAAGACGCGGTGGAGATCGCATGGGTTCCGGGAGCTTTTGAAATTCCCCTCGCCGCCGACCGGATGGCCGCATCCGGTCGCTATGACGCGGTGATCGCCCTGGGGGCGGTGATTCGCGGGGCGACGGCCCATTTTGACTATGTGGCCGGTGAAGTGGCCAAGGGAGTGTCCGGAGCCGCCCTGAAAAACGGCGTGCCGGTCATCTTTGGAGTGATTACCGTGGATACCATTGAACAGGCGATCGAGCGCGCAGGCACCAAATCGGGAAACAAAGGATGGGAGGCTGCCGTCACCGCCATTGAGATGGCGAATCTGATGCGGGAGCTGAAGGGATAA
- the ribE gene encoding riboflavin synthase — MFTGIVEEVGSIRRMNRRGMAMELEIACRRVLEDVRIGDSIAVNGVCLTVTRFSDESFSADVMPETMSRTNLGELGIGSPVNLERALAAGDRFGGHFVQGHVDGTGVIEARVPHENAVLFRIGVPQRLTRWMVEKGSVAVNGISLTLVEVGARHFTVSVIPHTLEVTQLQAAQVGDRVNIECDMIAKYTAKLLGREQDGLTLERLEQEGFVQAQSSDGRR; from the coding sequence ATGTTCACTGGAATCGTAGAGGAAGTGGGGAGCATCCGGCGCATGAACCGCCGGGGCATGGCGATGGAATTGGAAATCGCCTGCCGGCGGGTTTTGGAGGATGTTCGGATCGGCGACAGCATCGCCGTCAACGGGGTGTGCCTCACGGTGACCCGTTTCAGCGACGAATCCTTTTCCGCGGACGTGATGCCGGAAACGATGAGCCGGACCAATCTGGGGGAACTGGGGATCGGATCCCCTGTCAACCTGGAGCGCGCCTTGGCTGCCGGCGATCGGTTTGGCGGTCACTTTGTCCAGGGGCATGTGGATGGAACCGGCGTCATTGAAGCGCGCGTTCCCCATGAAAATGCCGTTTTGTTTCGGATCGGGGTCCCTCAGCGGTTGACGAGGTGGATGGTGGAGAAGGGATCCGTCGCTGTGAACGGGATCAGTTTGACGCTGGTGGAAGTGGGGGCGCGGCACTTCACCGTCTCCGTGATTCCCCACACGCTGGAGGTTACCCAATTGCAGGCGGCGCAGGTGGGTGATCGGGTCAATATCGAGTGTGACATGATCGCCAAATATACGGCTAAGCTGTTGGGCCGGGAACAGGACGGCCTGACGTTGGAGCGGCTCGAGCAGGAGGGATTCGTTCAGGCGCAATCCAGTGACGGGAGGCGGTAA